A part of Arachis hypogaea cultivar Tifrunner chromosome 12, arahy.Tifrunner.gnm2.J5K5, whole genome shotgun sequence genomic DNA contains:
- the LOC112729035 gene encoding VAN3-binding protein-like gives MSSTTSVDHHRRNTFVGFHANISKTKCVLKYFDEKCEEGREANILLALDSVFEGGELLKRTRKGDLHWKQVSFNMNSNLQVIAKMKSKHMAGTFTKKKKCIVTGVCSDVQAWPGREKEDLIEKRAYFGIKTAERIIEFECESKRDKQFWLDGIQYMLNCCAKAA, from the exons ATGTCTTCAACCACTAGCGTAGATCATCATCGCAGGAACACTTTTGTAGGGTTTCACGCAAACATTTCAAAGACCAAGTGTGTTCTCAAATATT TTGATGAAAAATGCGAGGAAGGAAGAGAAGCAAACATCTTGCTGGCACTAGACTCTGTTTTCGAAGGAGGGGAGCTTCTAAAGCGTACAAGAAAAG GAGATCTTCACTGGAAGCAAGTATCTTTCAATATGAATTCAAATTTACAG GTTATAGCAAAAATGAAGAGCAAGCACATGGCAGGAACATTCACCAAAAAGAAGAAAT GTATAGTCACCGGAGTCTGCAGTGATGTCCAAGCTTGGCcgggaagagagaaagaagacttAATAGAAAAGAGGGCATATTTCGGAATTAAAACTGCAGAAAGGATaatagagtttgaatgtgagaGTAAAAGAGACAAACAATTCTGGCTTGATGGAATTCAGTATATGTTGAATTGCTGTGCCAAAGCGGCATaa